The following DNA comes from Bacteroidia bacterium.
GGCATTTGCCGGAAAAAGCGAATCAAACAGCGTTAATTGTAGAGCCTAACGACCCGACTACTCCGGCAAAGGTTGTGTCTTATCAAGATCTGTATAACGCAGTATGTATGTTTGCAAATGCCTTAGAGAAGCACGGTATTAAATCGGGCGATAGGGTTTGCTTGTATATGCCAAACGGCTTTGAAGCCGCAGTAGCTATGCTTGCATGCACACGTATCGGGGCTATTCATTCTGTTGTTTTTGGCGGCTTCTCGGCTCGCGCCCTCGCAGACCGTATCCATGACACCGGCAGTGCTATCCTCATTACGGCAGACAGTATATTCAGAGGAAATAAAGAAGTATCCTTAAAAGCCATAGCTGACGAAGCCTGCCAAAGTTGCCCATCTATCCAATCCGTAATTGTGTTAAAACATACCGGAAGCGAAATAAACTGGAATCAGGGCAGAGATATTTGGTGGCATGACTTCATGGAAAATCAACCTTCAACGCATACAGCAGTAGCTATGGATGCTGAAGCTCCATTGTTTATTTTATACACTTCCGGCTCTACCGGTAAACCCAAAGGAATTGTTCACACAACCGGCGGTTATATGGTTTACATTGGCTACACTTTTCGCAATATATTTCAATCACAGCCCCAAGACATTTATTTCTGTACTGCTGATGTAGGTTGGGTTACCGGCCATAGTTATGGAGTCTATGGGCCGTTATTGAATGGTATCACATCCGTTCTTTTTGAAGGTGTACCAACATGGCCAAATGCCGGTAGATTTTGGGAAATTGTAGATAAATTCAAGATAAATATCTTATACACAGCGCCAACAGCTATACGGGCTTTGGAGGCTTTTGGGGCTGAATGGCCGGCTAAATATTCCTTAGCATCGTTACGAATATTGGGAACGGTAGGTGAACCTATCAATGTTGAAGCATGGAATTGGTATCATAAGCAAATAGGGAAGGAAAAATGCCCCATCGTAGATACGTGGTGGCAAACCGAAACCGGCGGAATTATGATTAGTAATTTAGCGGGCGTAACCGCCGAAAAACCAACCTTTGCAACGCTTCCTTTTCCGGGCATTGACCCTGTTTTGGTAGATGAAACCGGAAAGGAAATTACCGATACTGTAGCGGAAGGCCGCCTCTGCATCCGAAGTTCTTGGCCAGGAGTAGCCAGAACCACTTGGAGAGACCACGAAAGATTTAAACAAACATATTTTTCTACTTTTCCCGGATTATACTATACCGGAGACGGATGCAGACGGGATGAAGGAAGTTTTTATAGAATTACCGGCAGAGTTGATGACGTAGTGAACGTTTCCGGCCATAGAATTGGCACTGCTGAAGTAGAAAGCGCCCTCGCAGAGCATCCCGCCGTCATTGAATCCGCAGTTGTAGGCTACCCTCACGAAGTAAAAGGACAAGGACTTTACGCATTCGTTATCTGCGAACCACACCATTCTGAATACCCGAACCTAATTCCAGAATGCCAGCAAATAATTACTCAAAAGATTGGCTCTTTTGCGAAATTAGACTTTATTCAAGTGGTGCCGGGTTTACCCAAAACCCGTTCCGGTAAAATTATGCGTAGAATCTTACGTAAAATCGTAGAAGGAGAAACCCAAAATTTTGGCGACACAACCAGCCTCCTTGACCCAACTATCGTCCAACAAATATTAACCGACTACCAAATTATCCGAAACAAACACACTAAACCATGAAATTAGAACACATCGGCATAGCAGTTGCAGATGCCCAAAAATCTATCCCCATCTTTTCAGCATTATTAAATCAAGACCCATATAAAACAGAAGTTGTTGATTCTGAGCATGTAAAAACTGTTTTTTTTCAAACTCAAAACTGTAAGATAGAGTTATTGGAAGCAACAGATGAGCAGTCTGTGATTCATAATTTTATTACAAAACGCGGAGAAGGCTTGCACCACATCGCCTTTGAAGTGCCGGATATTTTAACAGCTATGGAGCAGCTACGCGCAAAAGGAATCCGAACCCTCAATGAACATCCCAAAGCCGGTGCTGATAACAAACTGATATGCTTTTTGCACCCCAAAGACACAAACGGCGTTTTGATAGAATTATGTCAAGAAAAATAAATGGCTAACACTGTTTTTATTACCGGTATCCATACCGGAGCAGGCAAAACCTTAGTAGCAGCAAGTTTAACGTTATTAACCAATGGAACTTACTGGAAACCAATACAAACCGGCCATGAGCAAGATCGCGATGATTCTCTGGTAAAACAGTGGTTGGAGGATACCCAATGCCGGATACATCCCACAGAATACTGTTTTTCTTTGCCAGCAAGCCCAAACATCGCTGCTGCCGCCGAAAGCGCAGAAATATTACCGGAAAAAATTAACGTCCCGAATAATCAATACCAAACATTAATAATCGAAGGAGCCGGCGG
Coding sequences within:
- the acs gene encoding acetate--CoA ligase, which translates into the protein MLAEIRSLAEYQEAWKNSIHNPESFWKTVAESFYWFTPFTKVKEGDFKQVNMQWFVGGQTNLCYNCIDRHLPEKANQTALIVEPNDPTTPAKVVSYQDLYNAVCMFANALEKHGIKSGDRVCLYMPNGFEAAVAMLACTRIGAIHSVVFGGFSARALADRIHDTGSAILITADSIFRGNKEVSLKAIADEACQSCPSIQSVIVLKHTGSEINWNQGRDIWWHDFMENQPSTHTAVAMDAEAPLFILYTSGSTGKPKGIVHTTGGYMVYIGYTFRNIFQSQPQDIYFCTADVGWVTGHSYGVYGPLLNGITSVLFEGVPTWPNAGRFWEIVDKFKINILYTAPTAIRALEAFGAEWPAKYSLASLRILGTVGEPINVEAWNWYHKQIGKEKCPIVDTWWQTETGGIMISNLAGVTAEKPTFATLPFPGIDPVLVDETGKEITDTVAEGRLCIRSSWPGVARTTWRDHERFKQTYFSTFPGLYYTGDGCRRDEGSFYRITGRVDDVVNVSGHRIGTAEVESALAEHPAVIESAVVGYPHEVKGQGLYAFVICEPHHSEYPNLIPECQQIITQKIGSFAKLDFIQVVPGLPKTRSGKIMRRILRKIVEGETQNFGDTTSLLDPTIVQQILTDYQIIRNKHTKP
- the mce gene encoding methylmalonyl-CoA epimerase; translation: MKLEHIGIAVADAQKSIPIFSALLNQDPYKTEVVDSEHVKTVFFQTQNCKIELLEATDEQSVIHNFITKRGEGLHHIAFEVPDILTAMEQLRAKGIRTLNEHPKAGADNKLICFLHPKDTNGVLIELCQEK